The following are encoded together in the Candidatus Poribacteria bacterium genome:
- a CDS encoding LamG domain-containing protein: MRVIQLAKAILVSGTLICISFMISDLSSAKLDPDAALGIWFFDEGKGGVAKDSAENGNDGEIVGAKWDTGQYGEALQFEGGAHVAVGDFSDYEDEVSIVALIKTPAAPAWSDIIVGPCSDVILTLQNHKLNFAGQCGQPIPHNTWSTTLLNDDKWHYIAGTYDGKKVNVYVDGELEASNAAAGPFVAGPKYIGSRDDKQEAFTGLIDEIAFFNAALSENDVKAISDSGLSIALGFAAVSPQAKLATTWAKLKTEP; encoded by the coding sequence ATGAGAGTAATCCAATTAGCAAAAGCGATTTTAGTATCCGGAACGCTGATCTGCATCAGTTTCATGATCTCAGATCTAAGTTCTGCCAAGCTCGATCCGGACGCAGCTTTGGGAATATGGTTTTTTGATGAAGGTAAAGGTGGCGTGGCAAAAGATTCTGCCGAAAATGGGAATGACGGAGAGATTGTTGGTGCTAAATGGGACACTGGCCAGTACGGTGAAGCTCTACAGTTTGAGGGTGGAGCACATGTTGCTGTCGGTGATTTTTCTGATTATGAGGATGAAGTGTCAATCGTTGCTTTGATTAAAACGCCTGCAGCCCCAGCATGGTCTGACATCATTGTAGGTCCCTGCAGCGACGTTATCTTGACATTGCAGAACCACAAATTAAATTTCGCTGGACAGTGTGGACAACCAATTCCGCATAACACATGGTCGACAACCTTATTGAACGATGATAAGTGGCATTACATCGCAGGGACTTATGACGGTAAAAAAGTGAATGTCTATGTCGATGGTGAATTAGAAGCATCTAATGCTGCCGCAGGTCCATTTGTAGCGGGACCGAAGTATATTGGCTCCAGAGACGACAAACAGGAGGCTTTCACAGGTCTCATTGATGAGATCGCATTTTTCAATGCCGCGCTCTCAGAGAATGATGTAAAAGCGATTTCCGACAGTGGATTATCTATCGCACTCGGTTTTGCAGCGGTTTCTCCGCAAGCGAAACTTGCCACGACTTGGGCGAAATTGAAAACAGAACCCTAA